In Clostridium thermosuccinogenes, the genomic stretch CCGGCAGCGATGAGGAAGCTATTCAGATATTCGAGCAAGCCAGAAAAAAAGAACGGAATAAAAGGGATAGAAGCCGGTCAGTTTTAAAAAAGCCTGTTGAACTGTCCGAGATTATGGCAAATAGATCCGGAAAAGGCGATGAACCCGACAGTGGAAAGGACCAGGGAGAAAAGCAGACGCAGGAACAGACTTCAGGACAGTCAAGGGAGGAGGAACATTCAAAAGACAAGAGACAATCAAAGGATAAAGGACAAGGAGATGACCAGGGTCAATCGGCAGATGGGGATAAAGATAAAGCGAAAGGCGCCGAGCAAGACCAGAAAAAGCAAGCCAAAACAGGAGATACGGATAAAAAAAGCACCAAGAGCGAGGAGGAAAACGAAGAGAAGGAAGATACTGAAATAGTCGGTGATATAACTGCAAACCTTAGATATATGAAAAAAGTATACAATGTGCCGGTAAACAGCGACATTGTTATCAGAGAATTTGACATCAATGTCAAGGATAAGGTCATTCCCGCATTTTTAATATTCATAGACGGAATGGTGAACAGCAAGCTGATAGATGATGCAATTCTAAAGCCTCTCATGCTGCTGTCCAACATGGATATAAAGTCGGATGAGAACGGCATTGAGGAGTATGTGGAAAGCCATATTCTGCCTCATCTTCAGTTAAAAAAATCCGGAAGGTACAGCGAAGTCATAGGGGATATAAATTATGGGAGCTGTGCGCTGTTTATCGACGGAATGAAGATAGTGTTTGTCGCTGATGTAAAGGGATGGGAGCACAGAGGCGTCGACAGGCCGGTGAGCGAGATGGTCATCCGGGGCCCACAGGAAGGCTTTACAGAACAAATCAGAGCAAATACTTCTTTGGTCCGCAGAATGTTAAAGGACGAGAACCTGATAGTAGAAAATATACAGGTGGGCAGAAGGAGCAAAACTCCCTGCGCAATGCTTTATATAAAGGACATAGCCAATGATTCCCTGGTAAATGAAGTGAGAAGAAGAATAAAAAGTATAAAAACCGACTATATTCTGGATTCCGGAGAGCTGGAGCAGATGATAGAAGACAGCACTTTCTCTACCATACCTCAAATTGTATCCACAGAAAGACCCGACAGGATATGCTCCATGCTTGCGGAAGGCAAGGTAGCCGTAATAGTAAGCGGCAGCCCTTATGTGCTGGCAATGCCGGCTACACTGGCTACTTTAATGCAGACCCCGGAGGATGCCTACCTAAGGTTTCCATACAGCAATTTGCTCAGATTATTGAGAGTTATTGCCATGCTGCTTTCACTGCTGCTTCCCGGAATATATGTCGCTATCACGAATTTTCATCAGGAGATGATACCTACCGACCTGCTCTTTGCTATAGCCGCTTCAAGGGAGACGGTTCCTTTTCCTTCAGTGCTGGAGATTTTGATAATGGAAATAGCTTTTGAACTGATACGAGAAGCAGGTTTGAGGATACCGGGTATTATAGGGACCACAATAGGAATAATCGGTGCATTGATTTTAGGACAGGCAGCTGTTGCCGCCAATATCGTAAGTCCTATACTGATTATAATAGTAGCGGTTACGGGCATAGGCTCCTTTGCAGTTCCCAATTTTTCCATGGCTTTTTCCTTCAGGATAAACCGCTTTATATACATAATATTGGGAGCAATGGCGGGATTTTTAGGAGTAACAGTAGGGCTTTTCATACAGGGGATTATGGTCGCTGCATCCAAGTCTTTCGGAGTACCGTTCCTGACGCCTTTTGGACCAAAGACAATCAGGACATTTTCAGACACAATAACCAGAGGACCCATATGGAAGCAGGAATTCAGGCCGGATTATCTCAATGCAAAAGAAGTAAGGAGACAGCCTCATATTAGCAGGGAATGGACTTTAAAGGGTAAAAAGGGGGAAAAGAAAGATGAAGAATGAGACTGTTTTTGGTAGATGGGAAGCTAATTGCTTACTTATAATTTTAATCGGAGCTAAAATTTTTCTGAATTTCCCTAGAGTGATTGAAGAAATTGTCGGTAATGCAGGATGGATACTGGTATTGGTTACAACAGTGCTGGCATTCATACTTTTTTACATCATAACCAGGCTATATGAGCCTTTTGAGGGGATGGACCTGATAGATATAGCTGATAGAGCCATGGGTTCTGTAGGAAAGCTCATCGTAGGAGGAGTGCTCATAGCGTATCTGATATTTACAGCCTCCATAATGCTGCGGGAGTTTGGTGAGGATATGAAAACCATATCCTTTGCCATGTCGCCCATAAGCTTCATGCTGATTTTATTTATTGCCGGAATGATTGCAGCGGCATATTTCGGACTGGAGCCCATCGTTAGAATAGCCGCTATTCTGACCCCGGTAATTGTAGCAGGATATCTGATAATAATTTTGGGGGTTATACCCTACTATAGATTTAATAATCTATATCCCTTGCTCGGGCATGGGGTGAATGCTATTGCGGCCAACAGCATCCCTCAGCTGTCAATGTTTTCTTTATTTGAAATGCTGTTTCTGATAACTCCATATATAAAGACCAATAAAAATATGAAAAGAGTAGGCTATTCCGTATTGGGAGCGTCCTGTTTTGCTTTAATTACCAGCACCTTGGTTTATGCTCTGGTATATCCTTATCCTATAGCCTTGGAAAACTTTCTTCCGATCTACCAGTTGGCGAGGCTTATAAACATAGGAAGATTCTTTCAAAGAATTGAGTCCATGTTTGTTTTCATATGGGCGGCAGGAGCGCTCCTTCATCTGAGTGCCACCTTTTATCTGGCAATTCACTTATTCGCAAAAATTTTGAGGCTCAAATACCAAAAGCCGCTGATTATACCTTTTGCAATACTGGTTTTTAATATCAGCCTTTTACCTCCCAGCTTGATGGAGACCATAAAATTGGAAACCCAGTTCTCCAAAAACTATTTTGCGTTTATAAGCTTTGGATTGCCCATTATGGTTCTATTAATTGCACGGATTAGAAAAAGGACGGTGAAAGGAGCGGTAGAGTGCAGTGAAAGGTAGAAGAGTACTTGGCTTTCTTTTATTGACGTTTTTTTTAATCTTCATGCTCAGCGGATGCTATGACAGCATAGAAGTGGATGACCTTGCTTATGTAATTGCCATAGGTGTTGATAAAGGGACTGTGGATATGGTCAAGGTCACATTGCAGTTTGCGCTGCCCCTGGCCATGGGCACAGGAGGAGAAGGTGGAGGCGGCGGAGGCGGCGGAGGAGAAAGCGAAGAAAATAAAACCGTATATAACTTGACCATTGATGCGCCGTCCATATTAACCGGAATAAGTATGGCCAACAATATAGTTAGCAAGCAGATAAACCTCTCCCATACGAAGATAATCGTATTTTCAGAGGAAATGGCTCGGGAAGGCATAGGAAATTATATAGTCAGGCTTTCCAGCATGAGGCAACTAAGGCCCAATACAGCTGTATATGTCACCAGAAGCAGTGCGGAAGAATTCCTGAAAGCTGTTACCCCGCAATTGTCAACCAATACGGCCAAATATTACGAACAGGGGGTATTGGTCCATGAACGCGTAGGGGCTACGGCAAACACACAACTCCATAGTTTTTCAGCAGCATCCAGATCTCTTGGAGCTCAACCTGTGGTGACGCTGGCTGGAATTAACCGATATGAGACCTCTGCTGATTTTAAGATTCCCAAAGATGATGCAAGCATGGGAGAAGATAACAATATTAATCACTTGGAGTATAAAGCGGGAGAAATACCGAGGGCAGCCAAAAACAA encodes the following:
- a CDS encoding GerAB/ArcD/ProY family transporter → MKNETVFGRWEANCLLIILIGAKIFLNFPRVIEEIVGNAGWILVLVTTVLAFILFYIITRLYEPFEGMDLIDIADRAMGSVGKLIVGGVLIAYLIFTASIMLREFGEDMKTISFAMSPISFMLILFIAGMIAAAYFGLEPIVRIAAILTPVIVAGYLIIILGVIPYYRFNNLYPLLGHGVNAIAANSIPQLSMFSLFEMLFLITPYIKTNKNMKRVGYSVLGASCFALITSTLVYALVYPYPIALENFLPIYQLARLINIGRFFQRIESMFVFIWAAGALLHLSATFYLAIHLFAKILRLKYQKPLIIPFAILVFNISLLPPSLMETIKLETQFSKNYFAFISFGLPIMVLLIARIRKRTVKGAVECSER
- a CDS encoding spore germination protein, which translates into the protein MKDLKKIIKSLLLFSEPEEKEQFILKEKEDEMSKYRESFDDAQSGSDEEAIQIFEQARKKERNKRDRSRSVLKKPVELSEIMANRSGKGDEPDSGKDQGEKQTQEQTSGQSREEEHSKDKRQSKDKGQGDDQGQSADGDKDKAKGAEQDQKKQAKTGDTDKKSTKSEEENEEKEDTEIVGDITANLRYMKKVYNVPVNSDIVIREFDINVKDKVIPAFLIFIDGMVNSKLIDDAILKPLMLLSNMDIKSDENGIEEYVESHILPHLQLKKSGRYSEVIGDINYGSCALFIDGMKIVFVADVKGWEHRGVDRPVSEMVIRGPQEGFTEQIRANTSLVRRMLKDENLIVENIQVGRRSKTPCAMLYIKDIANDSLVNEVRRRIKSIKTDYILDSGELEQMIEDSTFSTIPQIVSTERPDRICSMLAEGKVAVIVSGSPYVLAMPATLATLMQTPEDAYLRFPYSNLLRLLRVIAMLLSLLLPGIYVAITNFHQEMIPTDLLFAIAASRETVPFPSVLEILIMEIAFELIREAGLRIPGIIGTTIGIIGALILGQAAVAANIVSPILIIIVAVTGIGSFAVPNFSMAFSFRINRFIYIILGAMAGFLGVTVGLFIQGIMVAASKSFGVPFLTPFGPKTIRTFSDTITRGPIWKQEFRPDYLNAKEVRRQPHISREWTLKGKKGEKKDEE
- a CDS encoding Ger(x)C family spore germination protein, which produces MKGRRVLGFLLLTFFLIFMLSGCYDSIEVDDLAYVIAIGVDKGTVDMVKVTLQFALPLAMGTGGEGGGGGGGGGESEENKTVYNLTIDAPSILTGISMANNIVSKQINLSHTKIIVFSEEMAREGIGNYIVRLSSMRQLRPNTAVYVTRSSAEEFLKAVTPQLSTNTAKYYEQGVLVHERVGATANTQLHSFSAASRSLGAQPVVTLAGINRYETSADFKIPKDDASMGEDNNINHLEYKAGEIPRAAKNKAEVRGLAVFRGGKMIGELSGLETIFYMMVTGELRYNNITLQDPHDSNNYVVLNVKKSRNPVHSVEIVDGKPLIGVKILLEADISAIGSEMDYQEPEKASILEKECEKYIKREIESLLYKTSKEFNTDIFGFGNKIAGKFATWEEWEKFGWLQKYKDTSFSVEVDLVIRRPGLTVKSIPIISSEGAEGK